The window CCCGAGAAGGCTCCGCCGCCGTGGCGCGACATGCCGCCGTAGGTGTCCGCGATAATCTTCCGCCCGGTCAAACCCGCGTCGCCTTTCGGCCCGCCGACGACGAAGCGGCCGGTCGGGTTGACGTAGATGCGCGTCTTCGCATCGCGCATCGCCTCCGGAATTACGTGGTAGATCACCTTCTCCTTAATTTCGCGCCGAATCTCTTCCAGCGGAATGTCGGGATCGTGCTGCGTCGAGAGGACAATCGCCTCGACGCGCACCGGCCTGTCGCCTTCGTACTCGATCGTCACCTGCGACTTGCCGTCGGGGCGCAGATATGGAATGTCGCCGTTCTTGCGGACCGCCGCGAGGTGGCGCGTCAGGTTGTGCGCGAGCACGATCGGCAGCGGCATCAACTCGTCGGTCTCGCGGCAGGCGTAACCGAACATCATCCCCTGATCGCCGGCGCCGAGCGCTTCGAACTCGTCGTCGTCTCCGGCCTTCGCCTCGTACGACTGGTCGACGCCCATCGCGATGTCGGGCGACTGTTCGTCGATCGAAACGCTCACGCCGCAGGTCTCGGCGTCGAAGCCGATCGCCGAGCGCGTATAGCCGACCTCGCGGACGACCTCGCGCGCGAGCTTCGGGATCTCCACGTACGTCCGGGTCGTCACCTCGCCGGCGATGTGAATCTGCCCGGTGATCGCGAACGTCTCGACGGCGACGCGTGAGAACGGATCGTCTTTGATCAGGGCGTCGAGGACGGCGTCGGAGATCTGGTCGGCGAGCTTATCGGGGTGCCCTTCGGTGACCGATTCGCTCGTGAAGAGCCGCTTATAGGACATCAGGTTCCCTCGCTCCAGGAGGCGATGTACTTCACCTGCTCGGGCGTCAGCGTATCTATCTCGACGCCCATCGAGGAGAGCTTCAGCCGCGCGACCTCTTCGTCGATCTCGATCGGCACGTCGTACACGCGCCCCTTGTCGAGCTCGGCATGATGCTTGGCGAGATAGGCCGCCACGAGCGCCTGATTCGAGAACGACATATCCATCACCGCGGCGGGATGGCCCTCAGCCGCGGCGAGGTTGATGAGGCGCCCGTCGGCGAGAATGCAGATCTTGCGTCCGTCGTGCAACTCGTACTGTTCGACGAAGGCGCGAGGCTCGGTCATGCCGCGGGCGATCCGCCGGATCGCGTCGAGGTCGAGCTCGTCGTTGAAGTGGCCCGAGTTGCAGACGATCGCGCCGTCCTTCATCAGGCGGAAATGCTCTTCGCGCACGACGTGATAGTTACCGGTCACGGTGACGAAGATGTCGCCGGCGCGAGCGGCGTCGTCCATCGGCATCACGCGGTAGCCGTCCATCACCGCTTCGATCGCCTTGCGCGGGTCGACCTCGGTCACGACGACGTGCGCGCCCATGCCCGCCGCGCGCGACGCGATGCCGCGCCCGCACCAACCGTAGCCGACGACGACGAGCGTGCGACCGGCAAGCAGGACGTTCGTCGCCCGGACGATGCCGTCGAGGGTCGACTGCCCCGTGCCGTAGCGGTTGTCGAACATGTACTTCGTCATCGCGTTGTTCACGGCGACGATCGGATAGGGCAACACGCCCTCGCGCTGCATCGCGCGCAGCCGAATCACGCCCGTCGTCGTCTCCTCGCACCCGCCGATCAGCTCGCCGAGCTGATCCTTATGCTTCGTGAAGATCGCCGTGACGAGGTCGCAGCCGTCGTCCATCGAGATCTGCGGATGCGTCGCGATGACCGACTCGATGTGCGAATAGTAGGTGGCGTGGTCCTCGCCTTTGATCGCAAAGGTCGCGATGCCGTACTCGCAGAGCGCCGCGGCAACGTCGTCTTGCGTCGAGAGGGGATTGCTGGCGCAGAGCGCGATCTGCGCGCCGCCGGCCTGCAGCGCGAGCATCAGGTTCGCGGTCTCGGTCGTCACGTGCAGGCAGGCGCCGATGCGCACGCCCTTGAGCGGCTTGTCGATTTCGAAGCGATCGCGAATCTGCGCGAGCACGGGCATGTAGGCTCCGGCCCACGCGATGCGGGAACGGCCCGCCTCGGCGAGACTCGGGTCTTTGACGCTACCTTCCAAAAGGGGCACTCTGCGCAACTCCTATACGGCGAGAGAAAAGGCTCGCGGCCCTTTCGCCGCAGGCTCGCCGAACCCATCCGCTAACCAGAACCGCGTGGAAAGCATCGACGGTTACCTCGAACGCCTCGCCTCGGCCGGCCCGACCCCCGGCGGCGGCAGCGCCGCGGCGCTGATCGGCGCCGTTGCAGCGGCCCTCGTCGCGATGGTCGGCCGCATTCGGCAGGCTCCCGGCGACGCGATCGTCGAGCGGGCCGATCGTCTGCGAGCCGATCTGCGCGAGGCTCGCGCCCGCGACGAAGCGGCCTACGCGGCGGTTATCGCGGCGCAGGCAATGCCGAAGGGCGACGACGCGCAACGCGCAGCACGGCGCGACGCTCTCGGCGCGGCCCTCTTCGAGGCCGCCGAAGCGCCGCTCCACTCGGCGTCGCTGACGCTCGACGTGATGCGGCTCGCTCGGCGTTTGGCCGAGGCTCCGCTCGGCGCGCTCGGAAGCGACGTCGCATGCGCGGCCGAGTTCGGACGCGCCGCGGTCGCCGGCTGCGCGGAGAACGTCCGCATCAACCATCGATACATGAAGGACGAAGCGGCGATTCGCGAGCAAGGCGCGCGCCTCGAGAGGCTCGAGCGCGACGCGTCGGAGATGCTGGAACGGGTGCGCGCCGCTACAGGTTGAGGTACGTCGCGGCGGCCATCGCGCCGAGGATCTGACCGGCGACCTCGCCGGTATCTTCGTCTTTCGGGCCCTTCATCGAACCGATGTAGAACGCGAACGCGACGTGGCGGCCGCCGCGCGTGGTGATGTAGCCGGCGAGACCCTTTTCGACGACGCTGCCGTCGTTGTTGAGATAATCCGTGCCGCCGTCGGTCCCGGTCTTCGCGAAGACCTTCCCGCGCGCCGGCGAGCTGCGCTGGATGTTGACGAGCGTTCCGTCAACGCCCATGATCGGCAATCCGCGCAGCAGCGTCGCGTACCATTGTTGCGCGCGTACCCAGGCGAGATAGCGCACCATGAAGTCCGTCGTGAAGTACGCGCTGCCACCCTCGCCGTCGCCCTGCGCGGCTTGGCGCAGATCGAGCCCGGCGGTGCGCAACAGTTGGTTTTCGAGCGCGAAGCCCGCGGTGAGGTACTCGCTCTTCGCGCTCGCCTTGTAGACCGCCCAGGTGTACGGCATCATCGCCGCATGGAGATTGTCGCTGACCTTCAGCGTGATATAGACGTCCTCCGAGAGCGGCGGCGAGACGTGCTTCGCGACTTCGTTCGCGGGGTCGAACGCTGCGGGCGGCGCTCCGCTCGGTAGCGTCTGCGCCTGCGTCACGGCGATGCCGGCGCCGGCGAGCGCGACGACGAACGCTTCGCGCGCGAAGGCCGCGGGCTCGGGCACGCGATAGGCGTAGAGCACGCTCGGTCCCACCGGCTGCGCGCCGGCGATCGTGACGGTGTGACGGCCTGCGGCGCCGCGAACGTCGGCGCTCAAATCAATCGTCGCGTCGCTCTTTGCCGCACCGGTCGTCGCGCGATTGACGAACGTCACGTACGGCGTCTGCGGGGAGACCGCAATCGAGACGGGATCGCCGGGATGCGTTCCCGGCGTCACCGTGACGTCAACGACGTTGTCGTTGACGACGATGGACGAGACGACGACGCCGGTGCCGCCTTCGGGACCCTGATCGGGAAAGAGCGACGAGTCGACGAGCACGTTGCCGTCCACGCTCTTGATTCCGGCCTTCGCCACCTGCGCCGCCAGGTCGCGTAGCACCGCGAGCGGATCTCCCGGCACGGCTTTCGTCGCCGCCGAGCCGTCGTACGCGTGGTCCTCATTCTCGAATGCCAGCGTGCCGTCGGGTTGAATGCGCTGCGAGAGATTCGGGTCTCCGCTTGCGACCAGCACGAGGTCGCCGTGGAGCACGCCCTGCGCGTCCACGGGACCGGTGCGGTAGACGGGCGTCGTCCAGCGAAAGTCGGGCCCCAGCAGCGCGAGGCTCGTTCCTTCGGTCAAGAGCTTCGTCGTCGACGCCGCAACCATGAGCAGATGCGGGTTTCGCTCGTAGAGCACGCGGCGAGAATCGAGATCGTACACCTCGCCCGCAACGACCGAGTTGTTCAAACGCGCCGTCAGAGCCGGCGCGTTGATGGCGAGAGCGAGCGCGGCGGGCGCGATCACGCGCGGACTTCGACGAGTTCGAGGAAGGGCGCGAGATCGGCCTCGTCCACCTCGATGCCGACGCCTTGCGTGTGGTAGCGGATGTCGTGGAAATCCATTCCGGCCGTCATCACGAGCCCGTAGCGTTTCGCCGTCTCGCGGAACTCTCGCGTGTCGTCGGCGGTGTGCAGCGGATAGAATACCTCGAGCCCGCGCAAGCCGTGCCCGACGAGCTCGTCGATAAGAATGCGATCCTTCAAGCGTCCGGGATGCGCGAGGACCGGGATGCCGCCGGCCGCGGCGATCGTTTCGATTGCGTGTTCCGGCGTCGTGTAGATCTGCGGAACGTAGCCGGGCTTGCCGGGCGTCAGCGCCTCGCGAAAGGCGGCGTCGACGCTGTCGACGATGCCGAGCCGCACGAGCGCTTTTGCGACGTGCGGACGACCCATCGCATGGGCGCCTCCCGCCTCCTCGATCACGTTGTCGAGCGTGATTGCGTAGCCGGCGTTCCTCAAGTTCTCGACCATCGTGACGGCGCGGAGACGGCGCTGCTCTTGGTTGTATTCCAGCAACTCGTTGATCGGCGACGGCCCGAGCGGCACGCCGTAGCCGAGCACGTGGACCTCGTTCTTCCGCCACGTCGTGTTGATCTCGATGCCGGTGATAACCCGAGCGCCCAGCGGCGGCTCGAACGCTCCGTAGGCGGCCAGCGTGTCGTGGTCCGAGATCGAGAAGAGTTCGACGCCGCGCTCGCCCATGAAATCGGCAAGCTCCTGCGGGCTGAGCGTCCCGTCGCTCATCCGCGTGTGGGAGTGGAGGTCAACCTTCAACGCTGCCGGCCTTCTCCTCGTGCCTGCGCCGCTCGACGAGCAGCGAGATCGCCGTGCGTTCGCTCTCCCCGATCGCTACGACGACGAACGACGGCGTGCAGACCAAATCGAGCCCGGCGCTGCGCAGGTAGCTGCGCGCGATCGCAATTGCCTTGACCGCTTGATTGATGGCGCCGGCGCCGACCGCCTGGAGCTCGGACGTCTCGCGTTCGCGCAGCGCCGCCGCGAGCGCTCCCGCCACTGCGTTGGGATTGCTCTTTGCGGAGACCTTGAGGGTCACGTCTACGCTCATGCGATACCCTTTAGAAAGATGCGTTTAATCTCCATCGCCTTGCCCGACGCCGTGTCGATCTTGACGACGGCGCCGCAGAACTGCTTCGGTCCGGTCCTCTGAACGCTAAAGCGCTCGGAGAGGCCGGTGAGGAATCGGTCGAGCACGGCCTGTGACTCCATGCCGATGATTCCCTCGGTCGGCCCGGTCATGCCGAGATCGCTGATGAAGGCGGTGCCGCCCGAGAGGATCTGCTCGTCGGCGGTCTGGACGTGCGTGTGGGTGCCGAAGAGGCACGAAACGCGGCCGTCGAGATAGCGCCCGAGCGCGATCTTCTCCGAGGTGGCCTCGGCATGAACGTCGACGACGACGACCGGTGTGCGTTCGCGTAGGTCGGCAATGTAGGTGTCGGCGCAGCGGAACGGATCGTCGACTGGCGCCATGAAGGTTCGCCCCATGAGATTGAGGACCCCTATCGTGACCCCATTCGCGGTGAAGAATCCGGCCCCGCGCCCGGGCACGGCCGGGGGATAGTTCGCCGGCCGGATCACGCGGCTCGTTCCCTCCAGGTACTCGGCGAAATCGCGCTTATCGAAGATGTGATTGCCGCCGGTGATGAAGTCCACGCCGCTCTCGAACATCTCTTGCGCGGTCTGCGCGGTCAAGCCAAAGCCGCCGGCGGCGTTTTCGCCGTTGGCGATGCAGGCATGCACCTGATGCTGCTCCCGTAGCAGCGAGACGCAGCGCTTGAGCACTTCGCGTCCCGGGGAACCCACGACGTCCCCAATGATCAGGAGGTTGAGGGGACTCTCTAGCGGCGAGCCGACGCCTTCGCTTTCTTTTGGGTTTTTAGGAAATAGACGAGCACGCGCTTCTCTTCTCTAAAGCCCACCAAACTCTTGGACTGCGCCGGGTCGCGGAGCGCCTCGATCGCGTAGAGCGCGGCCTCGTCTTCGGCTGCCGGGTCGCTGTCGAGATGGTCGTCGGGATGCGGACTGCGGACGAGCGCCTCGCCGCAGCGGTCGCTGAAAAAGCCGACCTGCAGCTCCAACTCTTCCTTCGAGAAGCTCTCCAAATCGCGCGTGACGTGCACGAAGGTCAGGGACCGATCGCCTTCGCACTCGACGCCCAGGATCGCCGGCGCATCCTTTCCGAGCGCGAGAAAGCTCGTCACGTGCTCCTCAAGCGCTTCGGCGAGCGCGCGCTGAGCGGCACGGTCGAAGCGCCGCCGCACCGCGAAGGTCAGCCGCAGCGTACGATCGGCCGGCCCGGAACGAATGGACGTCAGTTCCGGAAAGCGCACGAGGAGCGCGCAGACCAGACTGACGGTATCCGGATTTTCGACCAACGTTCGCGCATTCATGACAGTCGGCTCTTCTTCGGTTTCCTATCCCGCTGGGGCGAGGTCTGCAAAGGGGGAAGGGGTCGTACGACGCCTTCCAAGGTCTCCCCTCGGCAGGCCCTAGAAAAGACCCGGGTGAGCCTTCTGAAGGTTCCGGGCACCGCTGCCTTGGGCTTGCTTGCCTCCCTCGCGGCCCACGGCGTCCTTTACGGCGGCGGGCACGTCATGGGCGGCAGCTACCACGATCTGCTCGTGCAAGGCGCCCTCGCGTGCGGCGTGAGCCTCGGGCTTTTCTTCGGCGCCTTCGCCTGGATCGGTTCGCGCGGCGCCGCCAACGGCAGCGTGCTTGCGACGCGCCTTCGAGAGCGGTTGCCGAGTACCGTCGGCCTGCTAGCCTCGACTTCGCTTTGGTACCTCTGCGCAGAGGCGATCGAGCCGCGCCACGACGATGTCGCGCCGGTCGTGCTGCTGCTCGCACTGGCGCTCGTCTCATGGCTGACGCACCGTCTTGCCTGCGCCGCCGTCGGCGCCGTTGCGCGCGCAGTCATCGCAATCCGCCGTCACGCCTTCTCGGCGAGAACGCCGGAGTGGACGCGGCGCGCGCAGACGCGGCCCGTCGCCAGGCGCATCGCCTGGGCGCGGCGTCGCTTCGCTCGTCCTCCTCCGATCGCGATCTGCCGCGCGTAAGCGCGCCTTTCGCACTTCTTCTCCAATCGGAGGAACCCCATGTCGCGTCTCCATGCGGCAATCGTCGTCGCACTCTTGGCCTTTCTATATGCCCTCCCGGCCGCAGCCGCAGTCAGCGGCCTCGTCCGCGGAGTCGTCACGCTCGACGGCAAGCCCGTACCGAGCGCATCCGTAACCCTCGAAGGCGAGGGCTCGAAGTTTACTGTAAAGAGCGACTCGGACGGCGGGTACGTCTTCTCGCAGGTGCCCTTCGGCAGATACCGCTTGACGGCCACCGTGGATGGCGTCACGCCCCTCGTCGTTAACGTCACCGTGACGAGCGGCGTCGTCGCCACGGTGGATCTGCCCCTATCGAAGCTCTCGCAGATCGCGCAGACGACCGTTACCGCGCACGTGGGGCTGTCGAGTTATCCGCCTTCGGTTCACCAGGTTGACCGCTCGCAGATTCAGACGTCGCCGGTCCAGAATAGTCTCGATCAAATCCTCGGAACGCTGCCCGGCGTCGTGCCGTTCTCGTACAACGAGCCCGTCATCAACGGTTTCCACGGCGTGATGTACAACATCGACGGCGCTCCGCTGCCGCTCGCGACGACGTCGAACTTCGCCGAGATCATAGATCCGAAGATCATCGACTCGCTCGAGCTCTACACCGGCGCGATCCCGGCCGAGTACGGCGGCGACCGCATGGGCGGCGTCGTGAACATCATCAGCAGCCGCCCCTCGGACGTGGCGCCGGGCTTCTACGGCGTCGTCCAGGGCGGTATCGGAAACCAGTCGCAGGGAGTCGGGCAGCTCGAGACTGCCGCGCGCTTCGGATCGAGCGAAGCATTTCTCGACGCCAACACGCAGAGCAACGCTCGCGGGTTGGACGCGCCGACCTTCGACGCCATTCACGACAACTCGTCGCAGAGCGACGAGTTCTTCCGCTTCATCACGCAGCTGACGCCGCGCAGCACGGTTGCGTTCGACTACTCGAACCAATTCGCGCAGTTCCAAATCCCGATCAACACCGACCCGAACAATCCGTACGACCCCATCTATACGCCGGCCGGCACGGACGACGTGCAGCGCGAGTACGATCGGTTTTCGAATCTCAACTATAGCCTCACCACGAAAGACGGCAACGGCGTGTTTCAAGCCATTCCGTGGTGGCGCTCGACGCGCATCAACTACGACGGCGACCTCCCCAACGACGTTCTCGGAGTCACTCCCGACTTCAGCGCCGACGCCGAATGCGAGACGTGTCCGGCGGAGGGCTCCGGCTCGGGCTCGGGGAGCGGCGTGCTGCACAACGTCGGATTGCTCTCCAACACGTACGCGAGCTACGTCGGCCTGCGCCTCTCCGACTTCCGGGCGACGCAGAACCACGCCTGGAAGATCGGAATCGATACGGATCGCGAGTTTCTCGTCGCGAGCCAGGCGTTCGCGTGCTACTACGCCGAGGGCTGCGGTGCGACGTCGGGCACGCACGATCAGCCGTACTATCTCACCGCTCCGCCCGATCAGGGACAGGCCGGCTCGCAGATCGGCATCTACGGCCAAGACAGCTGGCACATCTCGAACAACGTGCTCTTCAATTACGGGCTTCGCTACGACCATTCGACCGGCTACACGAGCGGGTGGATGTTCAGCCCGCGCTTAGGGCTGAATCTCTGGGACGGCGGCAAGAACACCGTCCACGTCTTCTACGGCCGGTTCTATGCGGCGCCGTTCCTCGAAGACGTGCGCCAAGATTGCGTACTCTTGGAAGGTTGCACCGGAGCGCCGGTGTACGATCTCCAACCCGAGCGCGACTCGTACTACGAGATGGGCTGGCAGTATGCGTTCAACCCGGCGTTTAC of the Candidatus Binatia bacterium genome contains:
- the metK gene encoding methionine adenosyltransferase; its protein translation is MSYKRLFTSESVTEGHPDKLADQISDAVLDALIKDDPFSRVAVETFAITGQIHIAGEVTTRTYVEIPKLAREVVREVGYTRSAIGFDAETCGVSVSIDEQSPDIAMGVDQSYEAKAGDDDEFEALGAGDQGMMFGYACRETDELMPLPIVLAHNLTRHLAAVRKNGDIPYLRPDGKSQVTIEYEGDRPVRVEAIVLSTQHDPDIPLEEIRREIKEKVIYHVIPEAMRDAKTRIYVNPTGRFVVGGPKGDAGLTGRKIIADTYGGMSRHGGGAFSG
- a CDS encoding adenosylhomocysteinase — protein: MEGSVKDPSLAEAGRSRIAWAGAYMPVLAQIRDRFEIDKPLKGVRIGACLHVTTETANLMLALQAGGAQIALCASNPLSTQDDVAAALCEYGIATFAIKGEDHATYYSHIESVIATHPQISMDDGCDLVTAIFTKHKDQLGELIGGCEETTTGVIRLRAMQREGVLPYPIVAVNNAMTKYMFDNRYGTGQSTLDGIVRATNVLLAGRTLVVVGYGWCGRGIASRAAGMGAHVVVTEVDPRKAIEAVMDGYRVMPMDDAARAGDIFVTVTGNYHVVREEHFRLMKDGAIVCNSGHFNDELDLDAIRRIARGMTEPRAFVEQYELHDGRKICILADGRLINLAAAEGHPAAVMDMSFSNQALVAAYLAKHHAELDKGRVYDVPIEIDEEVARLKLSSMGVEIDTLTPEQVKYIASWSEGT
- a CDS encoding cyclodeaminase/cyclohydrolase family protein, with protein sequence MESIDGYLERLASAGPTPGGGSAAALIGAVAAALVAMVGRIRQAPGDAIVERADRLRADLREARARDEAAYAAVIAAQAMPKGDDAQRAARRDALGAALFEAAEAPLHSASLTLDVMRLARRLAEAPLGALGSDVACAAEFGRAAVAGCAENVRINHRYMKDEAAIREQGARLERLERDASEMLERVRAATG
- the dacB gene encoding D-alanyl-D-alanine carboxypeptidase/D-alanyl-D-alanine-endopeptidase, with the protein product MIAPAALALAINAPALTARLNNSVVAGEVYDLDSRRVLYERNPHLLMVAASTTKLLTEGTSLALLGPDFRWTTPVYRTGPVDAQGVLHGDLVLVASGDPNLSQRIQPDGTLAFENEDHAYDGSAATKAVPGDPLAVLRDLAAQVAKAGIKSVDGNVLVDSSLFPDQGPEGGTGVVVSSIVVNDNVVDVTVTPGTHPGDPVSIAVSPQTPYVTFVNRATTGAAKSDATIDLSADVRGAAGRHTVTIAGAQPVGPSVLYAYRVPEPAAFAREAFVVALAGAGIAVTQAQTLPSGAPPAAFDPANEVAKHVSPPLSEDVYITLKVSDNLHAAMMPYTWAVYKASAKSEYLTAGFALENQLLRTAGLDLRQAAQGDGEGGSAYFTTDFMVRYLAWVRAQQWYATLLRGLPIMGVDGTLVNIQRSSPARGKVFAKTGTDGGTDYLNNDGSVVEKGLAGYITTRGGRHVAFAFYIGSMKGPKDEDTGEVAGQILGAMAAATYLNL
- a CDS encoding PHP domain-containing protein; this translates as MKVDLHSHTRMSDGTLSPQELADFMGERGVELFSISDHDTLAAYGAFEPPLGARVITGIEINTTWRKNEVHVLGYGVPLGPSPINELLEYNQEQRRLRAVTMVENLRNAGYAITLDNVIEEAGGAHAMGRPHVAKALVRLGIVDSVDAAFREALTPGKPGYVPQIYTTPEHAIETIAAAGGIPVLAHPGRLKDRILIDELVGHGLRGLEVFYPLHTADDTREFRETAKRYGLVMTAGMDFHDIRYHTQGVGIEVDEADLAPFLELVEVRA
- a CDS encoding stage V sporulation protein S, producing MSVDVTLKVSAKSNPNAVAGALAAALRERETSELQAVGAGAINQAVKAIAIARSYLRSAGLDLVCTPSFVVVAIGESERTAISLLVERRRHEEKAGSVEG
- a CDS encoding TIGR00282 family metallophosphoesterase; the encoded protein is MIIGDVVGSPGREVLKRCVSLLREQHQVHACIANGENAAGGFGLTAQTAQEMFESGVDFITGGNHIFDKRDFAEYLEGTSRVIRPANYPPAVPGRGAGFFTANGVTIGVLNLMGRTFMAPVDDPFRCADTYIADLRERTPVVVVDVHAEATSEKIALGRYLDGRVSCLFGTHTHVQTADEQILSGGTAFISDLGMTGPTEGIIGMESQAVLDRFLTGLSERFSVQRTGPKQFCGAVVKIDTASGKAMEIKRIFLKGIA
- a CDS encoding TonB-dependent receptor encodes the protein MSRLHAAIVVALLAFLYALPAAAAVSGLVRGVVTLDGKPVPSASVTLEGEGSKFTVKSDSDGGYVFSQVPFGRYRLTATVDGVTPLVVNVTVTSGVVATVDLPLSKLSQIAQTTVTAHVGLSSYPPSVHQVDRSQIQTSPVQNSLDQILGTLPGVVPFSYNEPVINGFHGVMYNIDGAPLPLATTSNFAEIIDPKIIDSLELYTGAIPAEYGGDRMGGVVNIISSRPSDVAPGFYGVVQGGIGNQSQGVGQLETAARFGSSEAFLDANTQSNARGLDAPTFDAIHDNSSQSDEFFRFITQLTPRSTVAFDYSNQFAQFQIPINTDPNNPYDPIYTPAGTDDVQREYDRFSNLNYSLTTKDGNGVFQAIPWWRSTRINYDGDLPNDVLGVTPDFSADAECETCPAEGSGSGSGSGVLHNVGLLSNTYASYVGLRLSDFRATQNHAWKIGIDTDREFLVASQAFACYYAEGCGATSGTHDQPYYLTAPPDQGQAGSQIGIYGQDSWHISNNVLFNYGLRYDHSTGYTSGWMFSPRLGLNLWDGGKNTVHVFYGRFYAAPFLEDVRQDCVLLEGCTGAPVYDLQPERDSYYEMGWQYAFNPAFTGSVNVFRRTAVNILDTTQLLNTPLFAVFNNAIGIDNGAELRFQDRLPNDDLWWFTMTYSGSYAACVSGATFLFPPNTNEPGVSCVAQLSPEDHDETVVSSAAYTWRFGNARGWFTTLQGNYGSGFPVAFESANANLSGRLPAHTTFDVVAGRYLTPGRPGQDKGLALQLFVNNILNDQYVIKVANGFNTTQISNGRTFLIRLAAPF